A single region of the Dehalococcoides mccartyi genome encodes:
- a CDS encoding MarR family winged helix-turn-helix transcriptional regulator — translation MAVVPGRKQKEADQYWVSFGTEDKYIKAGLRLEQVRVLVYRVITKSFQPLGVTPEQAIIMVEIHNSSVSMTPTRLGKIIRRDAAAVSRILGRMQKNGTINLIKDLEYKNLIRIELTPKGVEICEGIEKTIKTQHDVLFKVLNETEVESFIVMLEKINKVASDVLKNMKFKAD, via the coding sequence ATGGCTGTGGTACCGGGCAGAAAGCAAAAAGAAGCCGACCAGTACTGGGTTTCCTTTGGCACAGAGGATAAATATATAAAAGCCGGTTTAAGGCTTGAACAAGTACGGGTTTTAGTCTACCGAGTTATTACAAAGAGTTTTCAGCCTCTTGGTGTTACACCGGAGCAGGCTATTATTATGGTTGAAATTCACAATTCATCAGTTTCGATGACTCCTACCAGACTCGGAAAGATAATCAGGCGTGATGCAGCGGCGGTCTCCAGAATACTTGGGCGGATGCAAAAAAACGGCACTATAAATCTGATTAAAGATTTGGAATACAAAAATCTGATAAGGATTGAACTCACTCCAAAGGGTGTGGAAATTTGTGAGGGTATTGAGAAAACAATAAAAACCCAACACGATGTACTTTTTAAGGTTTTAAATGAAACCGAGGTTGAATCATTTATTGTCATGCTGGAGAAGATTAACAAAGTTGCGTCAGATGTCCTTAAGAATATGAAATTCAAAGCTGATTAA